The following are from one region of the candidate division KSB1 bacterium genome:
- a CDS encoding M48 family metalloprotease, with amino-acid sequence MYRRSLALLLLAGVAVLALASCTRDYVTGKSTFNLMSESSEIALGREADPQIVAEYGLYQDANLTAYVDGIGQSIARVSQRPNLQYTFRVVDSPIVNAFALPGGYVYFTRGILAHFNSEAELAGVMGHEVGHIVARHGAEQQSKAQLAQLGLGLGSVLSEDFRRLGGVAELGLSLIFLKFSRSQESESDLLGVEYSTRLGYDAREMAGFFRTIARLSDTGGGRMPVFLSTHPDPGQREVRVAQLAAEWQAKIPYTPKKLDRKDYLRMIDGIVYGEDPRQGFVENNVFYHPELRFQFPVPAKWALLNSPSVVQMMNAEKNAMIEFSLGRGDSPRAAAGSFVQNAQARVIREQATRVHELPAYEVESQVQTQNNLLHLLSYFIQKGEAIYVFHGYTTNALYATHAATFKSVMTGFEELRNQAALQKQPLRVRIERVEKAGDLAGVLRGYRMEEKQLNELAILNGMNLQDQVKRGDYIKVIR; translated from the coding sequence ATGTATCGTCGCAGTTTGGCTTTGCTCCTGCTGGCTGGTGTGGCAGTCCTGGCATTGGCCTCGTGCACCAGGGACTATGTCACCGGCAAATCGACTTTCAATCTCATGAGTGAATCCAGCGAGATTGCGCTGGGTCGGGAGGCGGATCCACAGATCGTCGCTGAATATGGCCTGTACCAGGATGCGAATCTGACCGCCTATGTAGACGGCATCGGTCAAAGCATTGCCCGTGTGTCGCAGCGGCCGAATTTGCAGTACACCTTTCGCGTGGTGGACAGTCCGATCGTGAATGCGTTTGCACTGCCGGGCGGTTATGTTTATTTCACCCGCGGCATCCTGGCACATTTCAATTCCGAGGCGGAGCTGGCCGGGGTGATGGGTCACGAAGTTGGTCACATCGTGGCGCGGCACGGTGCCGAACAGCAGTCCAAAGCACAACTCGCGCAGCTTGGCCTGGGCTTGGGCAGCGTCCTGTCCGAGGATTTTCGCCGCCTGGGCGGCGTGGCAGAATTGGGTCTGAGTCTGATCTTTCTGAAATTCAGCCGCAGCCAGGAATCGGAATCCGATCTGCTGGGGGTGGAGTATTCCACCCGGCTGGGCTACGATGCCCGGGAAATGGCCGGCTTTTTTCGCACCATCGCACGGCTGAGTGATACGGGCGGCGGCCGCATGCCGGTGTTCCTGTCCACGCATCCGGATCCCGGCCAGCGCGAGGTGCGCGTTGCCCAGCTTGCCGCCGAGTGGCAGGCCAAGATTCCCTACACGCCCAAAAAGCTGGATCGCAAGGATTATTTGCGCATGATCGATGGCATCGTCTATGGCGAGGACCCGCGCCAGGGCTTTGTGGAAAACAACGTCTTTTATCATCCCGAACTGCGCTTCCAATTTCCCGTGCCGGCCAAGTGGGCGTTGCTGAACTCGCCGAGCGTGGTACAGATGATGAACGCCGAGAAGAACGCCATGATCGAGTTCAGCCTGGGCCGCGGTGACAGCCCCAGGGCGGCGGCGGGCAGTTTTGTGCAAAATGCACAGGCCCGGGTCATTCGTGAACAAGCCACGCGCGTGCACGAGCTGCCGGCGTACGAAGTCGAGTCCCAGGTGCAGACGCAGAACAATCTGTTGCATCTGCTCTCCTACTTCATCCAGAAGGGCGAGGCGATTTACGTGTTTCACGGCTACACCACCAACGCGCTTTATGCCACGCATGCCGCGACCTTCAAAAGCGTGATGACCGGCTTCGAGGAATTGCGCAATCAGGCGGCGCTGCAGAAGCAGCCCTTGCGCGTGCGCATCGAGCGGGTGGAAAAGGCCGGCGATTTGGCGGGCGTCCTGCGCGGCTACCGCATGGAAGAGAAGCAGCTCAACGAGCTGGCCATTCTCAACGGCATGAACCTGCAGGACCAGGTCAAACGCGGCGACTACATCAAAGTGATAAGATAG
- a CDS encoding GWxTD domain-containing protein, protein MKLNLRILLAAAVLTGGLPSAVAATGETTLPFEVDFARFRMNDHVALVEVYIAVARNRLQFVAADEKLLASFESRVTVAVGDSEVIDYRWVEHTIAADSAEIRPSQVLCTQAGFQLPVNSYNVTVSVSDPRSGRSGTRSFRLVVEPYAAGQLALSDLEVASRIMRDTTRSRFYKNNHTVIPNPGRTYGAAMAMLYTYAEIYNLTFPSDSTYSVRYRVLDDQGREIKTLPVRHRPVNGRQLVEVGGFNVMALSAGAYVLEVEVTDHASRQKATGRQRFYVYREEVRPQPQISAQAAGYDYLLNLYREVPESELDEEFKTMRYLASTDDVKIFSALDVAGKRAFIAKFWQTRDQTPETPQNEFREDYLRRVRFANESFSGLRKGWQTDMGRVLLLYGQPDEVERFPSSSENRPYQIWHYFEIQGGVVFIFVDVSNWGEFRLVHSTARGELSDDDWQRWINPGR, encoded by the coding sequence ATGAAACTGAATTTGCGAATTTTGCTGGCGGCTGCCGTGCTGACCGGCGGGCTGCCGTCGGCCGTTGCCGCGACCGGGGAAACCACCCTGCCTTTCGAGGTGGATTTTGCGCGCTTCCGCATGAATGATCACGTCGCCCTGGTGGAGGTGTACATTGCCGTGGCGCGCAACCGCCTGCAGTTTGTTGCCGCGGACGAAAAATTGCTCGCCTCCTTCGAGTCGCGCGTCACCGTCGCCGTGGGCGACAGCGAGGTCATCGATTACCGCTGGGTCGAACACACCATCGCCGCGGATTCCGCCGAGATCAGGCCCTCACAGGTGTTGTGCACCCAGGCCGGCTTCCAATTGCCGGTCAACAGCTACAATGTCACGGTCAGCGTCAGCGACCCGCGCTCCGGGCGTTCCGGCACGCGGTCGTTCCGGCTGGTGGTGGAGCCTTACGCCGCCGGCCAGCTCGCGCTCAGCGATCTGGAGGTCGCCTCCCGCATCATGCGTGACACCACGCGCTCGCGTTTCTACAAGAACAACCACACCGTCATTCCGAATCCCGGCCGCACCTATGGCGCGGCCATGGCGATGCTTTATACTTATGCCGAAATCTACAACCTGACCTTCCCCAGCGACAGCACTTACTCCGTGCGCTATCGCGTGCTGGATGATCAGGGCCGCGAGATCAAGACGCTGCCGGTCCGCCACCGGCCGGTGAATGGCAGACAGTTGGTGGAGGTGGGTGGCTTCAACGTGATGGCCTTGAGTGCGGGCGCCTATGTGCTGGAGGTGGAGGTCACGGATCACGCCAGCCGGCAAAAGGCCACCGGCCGCCAGAGGTTTTACGTTTACCGGGAGGAGGTTCGGCCGCAGCCGCAAATATCGGCGCAAGCCGCCGGCTACGATTACCTGCTGAATCTCTACCGCGAAGTTCCCGAAAGCGAGCTGGATGAAGAATTCAAGACCATGCGCTACCTCGCCTCCACGGATGACGTGAAAATTTTCTCCGCGCTCGATGTGGCTGGCAAGCGGGCCTTCATCGCCAAATTCTGGCAAACTCGCGACCAGACACCGGAAACCCCGCAGAACGAATTCCGCGAGGACTATCTCCGGCGCGTGCGCTTCGCCAATGAGAGCTTTTCAGGTTTGCGCAAGGGCTGGCAGACCGACATGGGGCGCGTGTTGCTGCTCTATGGCCAGCCGGATGAAGTCGAGCGCTTCCCCAGCAGCAGCGAGAACCGGCCATATCAGATCTGGCACTACTTCGAGATTCAGGGCGGGGTGGTGTTCATCTTTGTGGATGTCAGCAACTGGGGGGAATTTCGCCTGGTGCATTCCACTGCGCGCGGCGAGCTGTCCGATGATGACTGGCAGCGCTGGATCAATCCCGGCCGCTGA
- a CDS encoding Ig-like domain-containing protein: MMCKNALAVFLLIFFFPPWAAPAQNLSGVSICIDPGHGPGNSNAGPTGLREADINFRVATFLKNYLMAAGADTVLLTHQNNTTDISLSQREQIANNFGVDWFHSVHHNATGTTNTSTRYTLVLLEEKRDPARPCPNGSSSGTGRAEWPGQSDVMSNLMAERIFQAYRTSSFLTRLDWTFYGGCNGGFSLGVLNDLQMPGELSEGTFHDHPGEEAKMRNPDFLRMEARALAMSFFEYYNAGKMSTGALVGLVSDAENGAPLNGITVMLQPGNRTYTTDNNRNGVYVFDDLPPGTYTVTIAAPEYLPLTATVTVAAHAFRAADARLIPAALPQVSQVSPEPDGQNVYVYAPIRISFSRNMNTASVQAAFRLQPAVAGVLSTVANNPREFLFTPDFRFEFGTRYTVTIDSTAMDQFGHRLQGGTVQWSFATMPRNAATPAVVDFAPANKQTQVFVRDVIEVRFNREMAMASLLPPALQVFAIPGSPAGMRVFLSRESDLYKYSLVPVGNLLGNRVYTVQLSDQVRDAQGNRLPQALEWKFKTALAPEVLELRSTFSLTDNILGDPRLHAGSNNFVADSTDFALVPFFVVSDSTAGRLRYAFVSNRNGAVFMSLTAALVLGKNDLASLLVFGDASGNTLRWHVRGSDGQLYVWEKRLDWTGWRNLKFEVQKDSVNLAGQSFAAAALAPLRWEDLSVSNTGAAAGEIYFEDLSYGHPSSVKVDESAAAGPAGFVLRQNYPNPFNPTTEIEFEMANTAAVELAIFDPAGRRVRVLLEGVAAAGRHRVRWHGDEEGGRAVASGLYLVKMTSGSFTAVRKLVLVR; encoded by the coding sequence ATGATGTGCAAGAACGCATTGGCGGTGTTCCTGTTGATTTTCTTCTTCCCGCCGTGGGCGGCACCGGCACAAAATCTTTCAGGCGTGAGCATTTGCATTGACCCGGGACATGGCCCCGGCAACAGCAATGCCGGGCCGACCGGTCTGCGCGAGGCGGACATTAATTTTCGCGTGGCCACTTTTCTCAAAAACTATCTCATGGCTGCCGGCGCGGACACGGTATTGCTCACCCATCAAAACAACACCACCGACATCAGCCTGAGCCAGCGCGAACAAATCGCCAACAACTTCGGGGTGGACTGGTTTCACTCGGTGCATCACAATGCCACCGGCACCACCAACACCTCCACGCGCTACACCCTGGTGCTGCTCGAAGAAAAGCGCGATCCGGCGCGGCCCTGCCCCAATGGCAGCAGCTCCGGCACCGGCCGCGCCGAATGGCCGGGCCAGTCCGACGTGATGAGCAATCTCATGGCCGAGAGAATTTTCCAGGCCTATCGTACTTCTTCATTCTTGACGCGCCTGGACTGGACCTTCTACGGCGGCTGCAATGGCGGCTTCAGCCTGGGGGTGTTGAACGATTTGCAAATGCCGGGCGAGCTCTCCGAAGGCACGTTTCACGACCATCCCGGAGAAGAAGCCAAGATGCGCAATCCTGATTTCCTGCGCATGGAAGCGCGCGCCCTGGCGATGAGCTTTTTTGAATACTACAACGCCGGCAAAATGTCCACCGGCGCGCTGGTGGGCCTCGTCAGCGACGCGGAAAACGGCGCACCGCTCAACGGCATCACGGTCATGCTGCAGCCGGGCAACCGCACTTACACCACCGACAACAACCGCAACGGCGTTTATGTTTTCGACGATCTTCCGCCGGGCACCTACACGGTGACGATCGCCGCGCCGGAGTACCTGCCGCTGACCGCGACGGTGACGGTTGCCGCGCATGCGTTCCGCGCCGCCGACGCCCGCCTGATCCCCGCAGCCCTGCCGCAAGTGAGCCAGGTCAGCCCGGAACCGGATGGTCAAAACGTCTACGTCTATGCGCCGATCCGCATCTCGTTCTCGCGCAATATGAATACCGCCTCGGTGCAAGCGGCGTTTCGCCTGCAGCCGGCAGTGGCCGGCGTGCTCAGCACCGTCGCCAACAATCCCAGAGAGTTTCTCTTCACCCCGGATTTTCGCTTTGAGTTTGGCACGCGCTACACGGTGACGATCGACAGCACGGCGATGGATCAGTTCGGCCATCGTTTGCAGGGCGGCACAGTGCAGTGGAGCTTTGCAACCATGCCGCGCAACGCGGCAACGCCGGCGGTGGTGGACTTCGCGCCGGCCAACAAGCAGACACAGGTTTTCGTACGCGACGTTATCGAAGTGCGCTTTAATCGCGAAATGGCAATGGCCTCACTCCTGCCGCCGGCTCTGCAAGTCTTTGCGATTCCAGGCAGTCCCGCCGGCATGCGGGTTTTCCTTTCCCGTGAAAGCGATTTGTACAAGTACAGCCTGGTGCCCGTCGGCAACCTGTTGGGGAACCGGGTTTACACCGTGCAGCTTTCCGATCAGGTGCGCGATGCCCAGGGCAACCGCCTGCCCCAGGCACTGGAATGGAAATTCAAGACCGCCCTCGCGCCGGAGGTGCTGGAGCTGCGCAGCACGTTTTCCCTCACGGATAATATCCTGGGCGATCCGCGGCTGCATGCCGGCAGCAACAACTTCGTGGCGGATTCCACCGACTTTGCACTCGTCCCGTTCTTTGTCGTGAGTGATTCCACGGCCGGCCGGCTGCGTTATGCCTTCGTGTCCAACCGCAACGGAGCCGTGTTCATGAGCCTGACTGCAGCGCTGGTCCTGGGCAAAAATGATCTCGCCAGCCTGCTGGTGTTTGGCGACGCCAGCGGGAACACGCTGCGCTGGCATGTGCGCGGCAGTGACGGCCAGCTTTATGTTTGGGAAAAACGCCTGGATTGGACCGGCTGGCGCAATCTCAAATTCGAAGTGCAGAAAGACAGCGTGAATCTGGCGGGTCAGAGTTTTGCCGCAGCCGCGCTCGCGCCCCTGCGCTGGGAGGATTTATCCGTGTCGAATACCGGCGCGGCCGCGGGCGAAATTTATTTTGAAGATTTGTCTTATGGCCATCCGAGCAGTGTGAAGGTGGATGAATCTGCGGCCGCTGGGCCGGCGGGCTTCGTTCTGCGGCAGAATTATCCCAATCCCTTCAATCCCACCACTGAGATCGAATTCGAAATGGCGAATACCGCAGCGGTGGAGCTGGCGATCTTCGATCCCGCCGGTCGCCGTGTGCGCGTTTTGCTGGAAGGTGTGGCCGCCGCGGGCCGGCATCGCGTGCGCTGGCACGGCGACGAGGAGGGTGGCCGGGCCGTGGCTTCCGGCCTGTATTTGGTGAAAATGACCAGCGGAAGTTTTACCGCCGTGCGCAAGCTGGTGCTCGTGCGCTGA
- the thyX gene encoding FAD-dependent thymidylate synthase produces MSRSGKFYSTDSKERQTKVTPEQLFTEWGGVLEDGFTVMHAPVRHSPAGTPYLTQPGVVLVSRPQVKLAGLRAFLAGFDANLQFDQYLDDPEPLAPGAQLCKIAGQTCYASFGPKRTRNEQAARYFENLLSSGHGSVLEHATYSFLLYGISRSLTHELIRHRAGFGYSQLSQRYVSGRVLRFVERPEFQDGGALHQQFLQRIDRSHAEYHALAARLLAAQQAGTALLSAEAATDLRKKVNQSARALLPNETETIVVVTGNVRAWRHFIEMRASAHSELEIRGLALRLFLCLHRLEPLLFGDYQLAPLPDATLTVSTAYRKV; encoded by the coding sequence TTGTCACGATCCGGGAAATTTTACAGCACAGACAGCAAAGAGAGGCAAACGAAAGTGACGCCGGAGCAGCTTTTTACGGAATGGGGCGGGGTGTTGGAGGATGGCTTCACGGTGATGCATGCGCCGGTGCGGCATTCGCCGGCCGGCACGCCCTATTTGACACAGCCGGGCGTGGTGCTGGTGTCCCGGCCGCAGGTCAAACTGGCGGGTTTGCGGGCCTTCCTGGCGGGCTTTGATGCCAACCTGCAATTTGACCAGTATCTCGACGACCCCGAGCCGCTGGCGCCTGGCGCGCAATTGTGCAAAATCGCCGGACAAACCTGTTACGCCAGTTTCGGACCGAAGCGCACACGCAACGAGCAGGCGGCCCGCTATTTTGAAAACCTGCTGAGCAGCGGGCACGGCTCAGTGCTGGAGCACGCCACTTATTCCTTTCTGCTCTACGGCATTTCCCGCAGCCTGACGCATGAGCTGATCCGCCATCGTGCCGGCTTTGGTTACTCACAGTTGTCGCAGCGCTACGTCTCGGGGCGGGTGTTGCGCTTTGTCGAGCGGCCGGAGTTTCAGGATGGCGGCGCGTTGCACCAGCAGTTCCTGCAGCGCATCGATCGCAGCCATGCCGAATATCATGCCCTGGCCGCGCGCCTGCTCGCCGCGCAGCAGGCGGGCACGGCCCTGCTCTCCGCCGAGGCGGCGACCGATTTGCGCAAAAAAGTCAATCAATCCGCGCGGGCATTGCTGCCCAACGAAACCGAGACCATCGTGGTGGTGACCGGCAATGTGCGTGCCTGGCGGCATTTCATCGAGATGCGCGCCAGTGCCCATTCGGAGCTGGAGATTCGCGGCCTGGCGCTGCGCCTCTTTCTCTGCCTGCACCGCCTGGAGCCACTGCTGTTCGGTGATTATCAACTGGCCCCCCTGCCCGATGCCACCCTCACGGTGAGCACGGCTTATCGCAAAGTTTGA